In the genome of Streptomyces sp. P3, the window AGGCGGCGTAGGGCCTTGTAGGCGCCGGCGGCGAGTTTGTCGTCGTCGCAGACGACGGCGGTGGGGCGGGGGCCCGTGGTGGCGCCGAGGGCGGTCTCGGCGGCGGCGAGGGCGCCGTCGATGGTGACGGGCGTGGTGGCGGTGCGCAGGGTGGCGCCGGGTTGTGCGGCGATGCGGGCGGCGAGTTCGCGTGCGCGGATGTGGAAGGTCCAGGAGGGCACGTCGGCGGCGAGGTGCAGGAAGTGGCGGTGGCCGAGGCCGAGGAGGTGGTCGGCGACCTGGCGGATGCCGTCGGCGATGTCGAGGTTGACGGTGGCGGCGCCGAGGCTGCCGGCGGGGTCGCTGTCGAGCATGACGAGGGGGAGCTGGTCGCCGCGGAGGGCGGTGAGGGCGTCGGCGGCCATCGAGGAGGCGATGACGCCGTCGAGGGCGGCCTCGGCGGAGGCGAAGGGGGAGCGGGCGGGTCCGATGCCTTCGGGGGAGGGGTAGAGGACGACGCCGAAGCCGTGTTCGGCGGCGACGCGCGCGGCGCCGGTGTAGACGCCGGCGAAGAACTCGGTGGTGAGGACGGGGACGACGAGGAGGACGGTGCGGGTGTGGCCGAGGCGGAGGTTGCGGGCGGCGAGGTTGGGGCGGTAGCCGAGTTCGCGGGCGGCCTGGCGGACGCGTTCGGCGGTGGGTGCGGAGACGCGGCCGCGCCACTTGTCGCCGAGTACGAGGGAGACGGCGGCCTGGGAGACTCCCGCGGCGTGGGCGACGTCGCGGCTCGTCGGGCGCGTGCTGCCTCGTGGCACGGTGGGGTCGCTCCTTCGTCTGGACTGGTGAACAGCGCACATGGTACGTATGGCACAGGAAGTTATACGTAAAACCTCGGGGGTGACCGTCGCTCGGGGCGAGCCGACCGGAGGCGGGACATTGGCCGCGGGATACCTGGAGATCCTCAGGGCGAAGCATGCTGCCCGGCTGCTCGTCGGCACGCTCGTGGGCCGGCTGCCCAACGCCACGGCGGCCATCGCGATCGTGCTGTTCGTGCGGGCGCAGGGCGGTTCGTACAGCCTCGCGGGCGCGCTCGCGGCCGTGTACGGCGTCGCGAACGCCGTGGGTCAGCCGCTGCTGGGGCGGCTGGTGGATCTGTACGGGCAGCCGTGGGTGCAGTTGCCGGCGGCGCTCGCCTCGGCCGCGGCGATGACGGTTTTCGCGTTCACGGGGACGGACCCGCGGCCGGTGGCGTATGCGGCGGTGGCGGCTTCCGGGCTGTTCACGCCGCCGCTGGAGGGCGGTCTGCGGGCGCTGTGGCCGGCGGTGCTGAGGCGTGAGGACCAGGTGCACACGGCGTATGCGATGGACGCGGTGGCGCAGGAGGTGATGTTCACCGTGGGGCCGCTGCTGGTGACGCTGTGCGTGTCGTTGTGGTCGGCGCGGGCGGCTCTGGTGGTGCTGAGCGCGGTGGGGGTGGCGGGTGCGCTGTGGGTGGTGGTGTCGCCGCCGTCGCGTGCGTGGCGTTCGGCTCCGCGTGAGGCGCACTGGCTGGGGGCGCTGCGCTCGCGCGGTCTGCTGGCGTTGCTGGGGGCGTTCCTGTTCATCGGGATGGCGCTGGGTTCCATCACGGTGGCGTCGGTGCCGTACGCGGACGAGCACGGCGGGGACGCGGTGTACGGCTGGTTGATGGCGGCGCTGGGCCTGGGTGCGCTGGTCGGGGGGCTGGTGTACGGGGCGCGGCGGTGGGCGGGGCCGCCGGAGCGGCGGTTGCGGGTGCTGGTGGCGCTTCTGGTGGTGTGTTATCTGCCGTTGACGTTGATGCCGGGGGCGGCGGCGATGGTGGCGTTGACGGCGCTGGCGGGGTTGTTCCTGGCGCCTGTCATCGCGTGTGCGTTCGTCATCGTGGACCGGCATGCGCCGGTGGGGACGGTGACGGAGGCTTTCTCCTGGCTGGTGACGACGTTCACGGTCGGCGCGTCGGTGGGTACGGGGCTGGCGGGTCCGGTGGTGGAGGCGGGCGGGGCGCTGTGGGGTTTCGTCGCGCCGGCTGTCGCGGGGGGCGTGTCCTTGCTGGTTTTGCTGGCCACGGGGCGGGTACTCGCAGTTCCCGCCGGGGGTGGGGTTGTTGCGGCTTCATCGGAAAATGATCCAAACCGTGCTGCCGAACCCCGTTTCAGTTCAGGGGATCGGGCGTAATGTTCAGTCATGGACCGCCGCATTTTCGGGCTGGAGAACGAGTACGGCGTCACATGTACGTTCAGGGGACAGCGCCGGCTGTCTCCCGACGAGGTGGCGCGGTACCTCTTCCGCCGTGTCGTGTCATGGGGCCGAAGCAGCAATGTCTTTCTGCGGAACGGCGCCCGCCTCTATCTCGACGTGGGTTCGCATCCGGAATACGCGACACCGGAATGTGACAACGTGACCGAGCTGGTCACCCACGACAAGGCCGGCGAGCGTATTCTCGAGGGACTCCTGGTGGACGCGGAGCGACGCCTGCACGAGGAAGGAATCGCGGGCGACGTCTACCTCTTCAAGAACAACACGGACTCGGCGGGCAACTCTTATGGTTGTCACGAGAACTATCTGGTGGCGCGTCACGGGGAGTTCTCCCGGCTCGCGGACATCCTGATTCCGTTCCTGGTGACCCGGCAGCTGCTGTGCGGCGCGGGCAAGGTGCTGCAGACGCCCCGAGGGGCGGTCTACTGCGTCAGTCAGCGGGCCGAGCACATCTGGGAGGGTGTGTCGTCGGCGACGACCCGCTCGCGGCCCATCATCAACACCCGCGACGAGCCGCACGCGGACGCCGAGCGGTATCGCCGTCTGCATGTCATCGTGGGCGACTCGAACATGTCCGAGACGACCATGCTGCTGAAGGTCGGGGCGACCGATCTGGTGCTGCGCATGATCGAGGCGGGCACGGTGATGCGGGACCTGACGCTGGAGAACCCGATCCGGGCGATCCGGGAGGTCAGCCATGACATCACGGGCCGCCGCAAGGTCCGTCTGGCCAGCGGCCGTGAGGCCTCCGCGCTGGAGGTGCAGCGGGAGTACTACGAGAAGGCCGTGGACTTCGTGGAGCGCCGGGGTGTCCGTACGGGCACCGTGGAGCAGGTCCTGGAGCTGTGGGGCCGCACGCTGGACGCGATCGAGGCGGAGGACCTGGACCGGATCGGCACCGAGATCGACTGGGTCATGAAGTACAAGCTCATCGAGCGGTACCGGGCCAAGCACAACATGACGATGTCGCATCCGCGCGTGGCGCAGATAGACCTCGCCTACCACGACATCCACCGGCGTCGTGGTCTGTACTACCTGCTGGAGCGCAAGGGCCAGGCGGCGCGGATCTGCAACGACTTGAAGATCTTCGAGGGCAAGTCGGTGCCGCCGCAGACCACTCGGGCGCGGTTGCGCGGTGACTTCATCCGCCGTGCGCAGGAGCAGCGCCGGGACTTCACGGTGGACTGGGTGCATCTGAAGCTGAACGACCAGGCGCAGCGCACGGTGTTGTGCAAGGACCCGTTCCGTTCGGTGGACGACCGGGTGGAGAAGCTGATCGCCGGCATGTGAGGGATGGGCCGCTCGCGTGCTGCGTGCGCGGACGGCAACGCAACACGGGCACCGTACGTTTCCCGTACGGTGCCCGTGTCGCGTCGTAGAGTTGCGCGCACGCCATCAGAAGATCGACCGATTACGAGGCTTTCATCGTGCGCCGACGCTCCCTCATCCTTGCCGCCGTACCCGCGGGACTGGTCACGCTCGCCGGGTGCGGCGACGACAAGTCCGACACGAGCAAGGCGAGCGACAGCGCGTCGCCCTCGGCGGAAGCCACGTCCGCGGCTCCTCCGCCGAAGATCGTCGACGGTCCGCTGCCGGCCATCACGGCGGGGGTGAAGTTCGGTGAGAAGCCGACGGTCGCCAAGGGCAGCGGTGAGCCCTCGGACCAGCTGGCGGTGAAGACGGTGATCGCGGGCAGCGGGAAGACCGTCGCGGAGAACGACTACATCCAGGCCCACTGTCTCGGTCAGATCTGGGCCAGCGGGAAGGTTCTCCTCAACTCCTACGACTCCAAGAAGATGCAGTTCACCCGGCTCGCCAAGGGCGGCAACCTCGAGGGCTGGACGTATGCCCTGACGGGGAAGAAGACCGGCAGCCGGGTGCTGTTCTCGGTGGCGCCGGCCTGGGGTTTCGGCAAGGAGGGCAACACGCAGGCGGGCATCACGGGCACCGACACCCTGGTGTTCGTGTTCGACATCCAGAACACCTTCAACTCGACGGCTTCCGCCAAGGGCAAGGACGTTCCGCAGAACGAGGCCGGGGTGCCCAAGGTCGGCACGAACACCGACGGCAAGGCGCCCTCGATCGACGTCCCCAAGACGAAGGCGCCGACGAAGCTGGTGTCGAACTACGTGATCGAGGGGGACGGCGCGGAGCTCGCGGCCGACGACACCGTGCTGGTGCAGTACAAGGGCGTCGTCTGGGAAACGGGCAAGGAGTTCGACTCGACGTACCGCAGCAAGGCGCTGACGTCGTTCTCGCTGCAGCAGGTGGTCCCGGGCTGGGCGCAGGGTCTGACGGGCAAGAAGGTGGGCAGCCGCGTCGTCATCGTCATTCCGCCGGCGCTGGGGTACGGCGACAACCCGCCGAGCGGCAGCGGCATCGAGAAGGACTCCACGATGGTGTTCTCGGTGGACGTCATCGCCAAGGCGTGAGGCCGTCCAAGGTGTAAGACTGTCCGTGTTGTTGCTTTTCCGTGAGACGTGCAGGAGCCAGTGACGTGAGCATTGACAAGCCCGAGATCGACTTCCCCGGTGGCGAGCCCCCGGCGGACCTCGAGATCAAGGACATCTGGGAGGGCGACGGCGAGGTCGCGCAGGCCGGCCACAACGTCAGCGTCCACTACGTGGGTGTCGCCTTCAGCACCGGTGAGGAGTTCGACGCCAGCTGGAACCGCGGCACGCCGTTCCGCTTCCCGCTCGGCGGCGGCCGGGTCATCAAGGGCTGGGACCAGGGCGTGCAGGGCATGAAGGTCGGCGGCCGTCGTCAGCTGACGATCCCGGCCCACCTCGCCTACGGCAACCAGAGCCCGACCCCGGCGATCAAGCCGGGCGAGACGCTGATCTTCGTGGTGGACCTGCTCGGGGTCTGACCCCGGATCGTCCGGTCCGCGCCGGTCGCGGCGCGACCGGTGGCGGTCATCCGGGGCCCATGCCTGCCCGGGCATGGGCCCTCGGCTTTTGCCCGGGTACCGCGGGGCGGTACGGTCGTAGATCGTAAGCACCATAGGGGAGGCGAAGGGCGTCGATGGCCATTGCCAAGGCCGAGCGGCTGATGAACCTCGCGCTGTGTCTGCTCGGGACGCGCAGGCCGCTCAGCAAGCGTGAGCTGCGCGACTCCATCGAGGCGTACGTCGAGACCGTCCGGTCCGGGCACGGCGGCCCGGCGTCGGAGGACTCCTTCAACCGGATGTTCGAGCGGGACAAGGACGATCTCCGTGAGCTCGGGCTGGTCATCGAGACCGTGGAGAGCCTGGACGGCGAGATCGGTTATCTCGCCCGCCGGGACAGCAACCGTCTGCCGCCGATCACCCTGGACGCCGAGGAGGCCGCTGCCCTGGGTCTGGCCGCCAAGGTGTGGCAGCAGGCCCGGCTCGCGGGGGCGGCCAGTGGTGCTCTGCAGAAGCTGCGCGCCGCGGGGCTGCCCGAGGACGTCGACCCCTACGAGGCCCACAGCGCGCTGGAACCGCGGATTCCCGTGCACGAGGCGGCGTTCGAGCCGCTGATGCTGGCCTGCCGTGACCGCCGGCCGGTGGTGTTCGACTACCGCAAGGCGACCGCGGCGCATCCGGAGCCCCGGCATGTCGAGCCGTGGGCGCTGGAGTGCTGGCGCGGGCACTGGTATCTGGCCGGATTCGACCGCGACCGGGGGGCCGAGCGGGTCTTCCGGCTGTCGCGGATCACCGGCAAGGTGCGTTCGCGCGGGGCGCGCTTCACCGCGCCGGTCCCCGACGTGGTCATCGTGCGCGAGACGGTCGCCAGCTGGGCGGGGGAGACCGCCGACCGCAGCGCCCTGATCCGGCTGCGGACGGACGCCGGGTACCCGTTGCGGGCCAAGGCCACCGCGGTGCGGGAACTCGGGGACGGCTGGGACGAGTTGGAGATTCCGTACGGCCACGGGCTGGACGCCTGGCTGGTGGAGTTCGGGCCGGACGTGGTGGTGCTGGAGCCGGCCGAGCTGCGGGCGGACGTCGTGGACCGGCTACGGGCCGTGGCCAAGGGCTGAGGGGGAGCGAGCAACACAGTGGCAGGCAAACCGGTCAGGCCCACGAACG includes:
- a CDS encoding LacI family DNA-binding transcriptional regulator, giving the protein MPRGSTRPTSRDVAHAAGVSQAAVSLVLGDKWRGRVSAPTAERVRQAARELGYRPNLAARNLRLGHTRTVLLVVPVLTTEFFAGVYTGAARVAAEHGFGVVLYPSPEGIGPARSPFASAEAALDGVIASSMAADALTALRGDQLPLVMLDSDPAGSLGAATVNLDIADGIRQVADHLLGLGHRHFLHLAADVPSWTFHIRARELAARIAAQPGATLRTATTPVTIDGALAAAETALGATTGPRPTAVVCDDDKLAAGAYKALRRLGLHVPHDVSVTGLDDLALATALDPELTTVRLDAELFGERGMHALLAVLEGRTPDAGDIPVHLVVRASTAPPRPS
- a CDS encoding MFS transporter gives rise to the protein MAAGYLEILRAKHAARLLVGTLVGRLPNATAAIAIVLFVRAQGGSYSLAGALAAVYGVANAVGQPLLGRLVDLYGQPWVQLPAALASAAAMTVFAFTGTDPRPVAYAAVAASGLFTPPLEGGLRALWPAVLRREDQVHTAYAMDAVAQEVMFTVGPLLVTLCVSLWSARAALVVLSAVGVAGALWVVVSPPSRAWRSAPREAHWLGALRSRGLLALLGAFLFIGMALGSITVASVPYADEHGGDAVYGWLMAALGLGALVGGLVYGARRWAGPPERRLRVLVALLVVCYLPLTLMPGAAAMVALTALAGLFLAPVIACAFVIVDRHAPVGTVTEAFSWLVTTFTVGASVGTGLAGPVVEAGGALWGFVAPAVAGGVSLLVLLATGRVLAVPAGGGVVAASSENDPNRAAEPRFSSGDRA
- the pafA gene encoding Pup--protein ligase, which produces MDRRIFGLENEYGVTCTFRGQRRLSPDEVARYLFRRVVSWGRSSNVFLRNGARLYLDVGSHPEYATPECDNVTELVTHDKAGERILEGLLVDAERRLHEEGIAGDVYLFKNNTDSAGNSYGCHENYLVARHGEFSRLADILIPFLVTRQLLCGAGKVLQTPRGAVYCVSQRAEHIWEGVSSATTRSRPIINTRDEPHADAERYRRLHVIVGDSNMSETTMLLKVGATDLVLRMIEAGTVMRDLTLENPIRAIREVSHDITGRRKVRLASGREASALEVQREYYEKAVDFVERRGVRTGTVEQVLELWGRTLDAIEAEDLDRIGTEIDWVMKYKLIERYRAKHNMTMSHPRVAQIDLAYHDIHRRRGLYYLLERKGQAARICNDLKIFEGKSVPPQTTRARLRGDFIRRAQEQRRDFTVDWVHLKLNDQAQRTVLCKDPFRSVDDRVEKLIAGM
- a CDS encoding FKBP-type peptidyl-prolyl cis-trans isomerase; amino-acid sequence: MRRRSLILAAVPAGLVTLAGCGDDKSDTSKASDSASPSAEATSAAPPPKIVDGPLPAITAGVKFGEKPTVAKGSGEPSDQLAVKTVIAGSGKTVAENDYIQAHCLGQIWASGKVLLNSYDSKKMQFTRLAKGGNLEGWTYALTGKKTGSRVLFSVAPAWGFGKEGNTQAGITGTDTLVFVFDIQNTFNSTASAKGKDVPQNEAGVPKVGTNTDGKAPSIDVPKTKAPTKLVSNYVIEGDGAELAADDTVLVQYKGVVWETGKEFDSTYRSKALTSFSLQQVVPGWAQGLTGKKVGSRVVIVIPPALGYGDNPPSGSGIEKDSTMVFSVDVIAKA
- a CDS encoding FKBP-type peptidyl-prolyl cis-trans isomerase — encoded protein: MSIDKPEIDFPGGEPPADLEIKDIWEGDGEVAQAGHNVSVHYVGVAFSTGEEFDASWNRGTPFRFPLGGGRVIKGWDQGVQGMKVGGRRQLTIPAHLAYGNQSPTPAIKPGETLIFVVDLLGV
- a CDS encoding YafY family protein; the protein is MAIAKAERLMNLALCLLGTRRPLSKRELRDSIEAYVETVRSGHGGPASEDSFNRMFERDKDDLRELGLVIETVESLDGEIGYLARRDSNRLPPITLDAEEAAALGLAAKVWQQARLAGAASGALQKLRAAGLPEDVDPYEAHSALEPRIPVHEAAFEPLMLACRDRRPVVFDYRKATAAHPEPRHVEPWALECWRGHWYLAGFDRDRGAERVFRLSRITGKVRSRGARFTAPVPDVVIVRETVASWAGETADRSALIRLRTDAGYPLRAKATAVRELGDGWDELEIPYGHGLDAWLVEFGPDVVVLEPAELRADVVDRLRAVAKG